From Pseudomonas sp. G2-4:
TTTCCGGCGCTGACCGGGCGCGTGGTGGACACCGCCCAGATGCTCGAGCCGTCGGTGCGCGGGCAACTGGATGCGCAGCTCAAGGCCCATGAACAGGCCACCGGGGAACAAGTGGTGGTTGTTACGCTCGCGGATCTGCAAGGCACCAGCATTGAAGATTTCGGCTATCAGTTGGGCCGGCATTGGGGCATCGGGCAAAAAGATAAAAACAATGGCGCGCTGCTGATCGTGGCCCGGGATGACCGTAAACTGCGGATTGAAGTGGGTTACGGTCTGGAGGATCGCCTGACTGACGCCCAGAGTTCGGTGATCATCAACCAGGTGATCACCCCGGCTTTCAAGACTGGCAACTTCAACAAAGGCATCAGCGACGGCGTGGCGGCGATGCTGGTGGTGCTGGGCGGCAGCCCGCTGGACGAACCGGCCCCGGTGTACAGCGCGGACGGGCAGCAGGAGGAGAGCGATTTCGTCGGGCGTCATCCATGGCTTTTCGTGCTGTTGGTGATGCTGTTTATCATCACCGTGATGGTTTGCCAGGTGCTCGGTATCCTGCCGTCCGGAGGCGGCGGCTCCAGCAGCTCCGGCCGCGGAGGCTTTGGCGGCGGTGGCGGTTCCAGCGGCGGTGGCTTCAGTGGGGGCGGGGGCAGTTTCGGAGGCGGCGGTTCGTCGGGCGGCTGGTGACAATAATAATGAGCGGGCGTTTCTAACCATGGCATTACTGACTGAACACGAACAACGCAAGGTCGCCGAGGCCATCGCCCGGGTCGAGCTGGACACCGACGCCGAACTGGTCACGGTGCTCGCCGCCCGCGCTGACGACTACGCTTACATTCCGTTGCTGTGGGCCAGCCTGCTGGCCCTGGTGCTGCCCGGCGTGGTGCATTACCTCACGGGCTGGCTGACTATGCACAGCCTGTTGCTGGTGCAATGGGTCAGTTTCATCGTGCTGTGCCTGGTGTTCCGTATTCCCAGTATCACCACGCACCTGATTCCCCGTTCCGTGCGTCACTGGCGGGCCTCCAACCTGGCGCGCCGACAGTTTCTCGAACAGAACCTTCACCATACGGTGGGCAGTACGGGGATATTGATCTTTGTTTGCGAGGCCGAACGCTATGTGGAAATCCTGGTGGACGAAGGCATTTCCAAGCGACTCGACAACACGAATTGGGACGCCATCGTCGTAGCGTTCACCCAGCAGGTTCGCCAGGGGCAGACGCTGGAGGGCTTCGTGACCTGCATCGAAGCCTGCGGTGAATTGCTCAAGGTGCACGTGCCGGTGACTCACGAGCGCAATGAACTGCCGAATCGGTTGGTGGTGCTGGGCTAAGAAGCATCGGCCAGCTCATTGTCATGGCAAGAACGCTTGTGTGGCGAGGGAGCTTGCTCCCGTTGGACCGCGAAGCGGTCCCCATCGGTTCCAAGGTCAGGCAGCAGGCTCACAAAATGACGACTGCTTCGCAGTCGAGCGGGAGCAAGCTCCCTCGCCACAAAAGCCTGGTCGGTCATGAAAGATTGAGCATCATCAAGAGGGTGCCGCCCGGATTTCGAACCATTCGGGAAATTCCCCGTGCCCTCACCCCCCATCCCCCCTAAAATACCCGCCATTCCCGATTCGCCCGCCCCGAGGCCGCTTTTTCATGTCCGCCACCGCAACCCCCGCCCGTCCCGCGCCGGATCACCACGCCCAGTTCATCGAGTTGCTGAAAACCAGTCTCGAGCAGAATGAGTTCATCAAGCTGGTGCTGGCCAAGTACGTGGGTGACGAAGCGGACCTTCAACGGCTGATCATCAAGCAGCTGACGGTCAAGGACCAGGCCTGTCTGTCTTTCGTCTACCGCTACAAGACCCGCGACATCACCAAGAATTTCCCGCTGGCCGAGGGCGTGGAAACCGTTGCCGCGCTGTTGCCGGCGTCGTTCAAGAACGCGCATTTATTGGCGGTCACCGACGAGGCGCAGTTGGAATACAGCAAGAAAGGCAAGAGCTCGCTGTTCAAGAGCAAGCCCCAGCAACTGCGCGAAGTGCCTTCTGCCGAGCACAACCGTGAGAAAAACCGCTTTCTCGACCTGAACCGGCCATTCCTGGCCGATTTGGGCGTGACCAACCACAAGCATGAGCTGATTCCGGCAATGTCGCGCAAGTGGAAGCAGATCAACAAATTCATCGAAGTCTTCAGCCATGCGCTGACGTCTTCGCCACTGGCCCTGGACAAACCGGTGCGGGTTTCGGATTTCGGTTCGGGCAAGGGGTACCTGACCTTCGCCATCCACGATTACCTGCGCAATACGTTGCAAGCCGAAGGCGTGGTGACCGGTGTCGAGCTGCGCGAAGACATGGTTAAGCTGTGCAACGAAGCGGCGGCGCGCCTGGAGCACCCAGGCTTGAGCTTCCAGCACGGTGACGTGCGCAGCGTGGCACCGAGCGCGGTGGATGTGATGATCGCCTTGCACGCCTGCGACATTGCCACCGATTACGCGATCCACATGGGCATCCGCTCGGGCGCCTCGATCATCATGTGCTCGCCGTGCTGCCACAAGCAGATCCGCCTGCAGATCCAGAGCCCGGCGCTGCTCAAGCCAATGTTGCAATACGGCCTGCACCTGGGCCAGCAGGCGGAAATGGTCACCGACAGTCTGCGGGCGCTGTTCCTGGAAGCGTGTGGCTACGAAACCAAGGTGTTCGAGTTCATCTCCCTGGACCACACCAACAAGAACAAGATGATCCTGGCGGTCAAGCGCGCCGAACCTGCGGACCCGACCGAACTGCTGGCGAAGATCCAGGCACTCAAGGCGTTCTACCACGTCACCGAGCACTGCCTGGAAACCCTGCTGCGGGCTGATGGTTATCTCGCCTGACCGACTGGCACATTACCCTGTGGGAGCGAGCCTGCTCGCGATTGAACGATGACGCGGTGCTCCTGAAAAAACGCGTCGCCTGAATCGCGAGCAGGCTCGCTCCCACAAGTTGCATCCAGCGATGTGCAGCCCGTCAGGTAATGACGGGTTATCGCTCATCCGCCGACTTACCGGACTACCTTTAATGCGTTCACCCCTCACGCATTTCCAAAGGAGCCCAACCCATGGCGGCCAAGAAAATCCTGATGCTGGTCGGCGATTACGTCGAAGACTATGAAGTCATGGTGCCATTCCAGGCGTTACAGATGATCGGCCATACCGTGCACGCGGTGTGTCCGGACAAAGCGGCCGGGCAGACCGTGCGCACGGCGATCCACGACTTTGAAGGCGACCAGACCTACAGCGAAAAACCGGGGCACCTGTTTGCCCTCAATCATGACTTCGCCGGCGTCGAAGCCGCCGACTACGACGCACTATTGGTGCCGGGCGGTCGTGCGCCGGAATACCTGCGCTTGAATGAAAAAGTCCTGCAACTGGTGCGTGATTTCGACCTGGCGGGTAAGCCGATTGCCGCGGTGTGCCATGGGGCGCAATTGTTGGCGGCGGCGGGCATCCTCGAAGGGCGCGAATGCAGCGCCTACCCGGCTTGCGCACCGGAAGTACGTCTGGCGGGCGGGACCTACATCGACATTCCCGTGACTGAAGGCCACGTCCAAGGCAACCTGGCGACCGCGCCGGCCTGGCCCGCGCACCCGAACTGGCTGGCGGGATTCCTGACCCTGTTGGGCACGGCCATCACCTTGTAGCGCTGCGGGGCCAACTGGCAGAACAAGCGCAGCGGGTCTTTACTGCTTGAGCAACATTTTGCGCGCCCAGAGGAGAACCCCCATGTCTGGATGGTACGAAATCAGCAAAAGCAGCAACGGTCAGTTTCGGTTTGTACTCAAGGCGGCTAACGCCGAAACGATTTTGACCAGCGAGTTGTACACCACCCGTAGCGGTGCTGACGGTGGCATCGCGTCGGTACAGAAAAACAGTCCGTTGGCTGAACGCTATGAGCTCAAAAGCACCAAGGACGGCCATCCGTACTTCAACCTCAAGGCTGCCAACCACGAAGTGATCGGCAGCAGCGAGGCCTATGCCTCGGACGCCGCTCGCGACAAAGGCATCGCCAGCGTCAAGGCCAACGGGCCGACGACGGTGATCAAGGACAAGACCCTGGCAGCGCTTTGAGTTCATCCCTGTGGCAGCGAGCTTCCTGTGGCGAGGGAGCAAGCTCCCTCGCCACGGTCACTCACTGACCTGAAGTTGGGTTTCCAGGTCATGTCTGCACAGGTTAGACCTCCACCGGCACCGATAACTTCGGATTGCCCAGCGGATGGCTCTTGGCATCAAAGAAGCGCAATTCAACATCCAACCCCTGAAACACCTTGGCGTAGTGCCGCTTCTGGTGCTGGATAAACGCCTGGCTGCGCGGATAGATCGAAATCGCCAGCGTTTTGGGCGCAGCCTGGCGCAAGGCTTGGACAATGTGCTGGTCCTGCTCGCCCAGGGCATGGCCGAACAGGCACAGGTTGTCGCCGTGGTGCAGCAACTGGTCATAGCAGAACGACAGGTAGTCGGAGCTGCGGATGGTCTTGAGTTTGTCCGAACTCGGGCCCTCATTGACGAACAGCGGCACGTCGTCGAGGGTCTTGATCGTATTGTTGATGGCGAAACTGCCCAATAGCGTGCCTTCGGTGGAGGTGAGCTTGCGTGCCGTGCCGTCCTGGTTGCGCACCAGGTGCAGGCCGCCGTGCAAGTACAGCAGGCGCGGTTTGTCCGTGGCCACCTGGCTCAAATCAAAACTGTGGTCGACGCCGAAGAACAGGTCGGTGAGGGGCTCGGGCGCGTGTTGGATCGCCCAGTAGTTGAGCAAGTCATAATTGGTGGTAAACACCGTGCGATAGCGACTCATTTCCTGGTTGAGTGTCGCCAGGGTCGAGGGCTGCACCAATCGCCACGGGATATGCACCGCGTGCACGGTGTTGATCAGCGCCTCCTTGATCGCGTAATAGCGATTGCGCGGGGCCGCGGAGCTGACGGCCAGGGCCTTGTTGACCCGGCTGGTGGTTTTCAGTGCGCCGAGCACTTGTTCGAAGCTGCGCGTCTGCATTGCGTCAAACACGCTCAGTTCAGAGGGGCTTAACGGTTTCTCTTCCACAGTGCGGGCGTTTTCGAACAGCGAGTCATAGCCGAAATCGTCCCATATGGCGCGGCTGGCGCCATTGCCCACCAGCAAGCCGCTGAAGGAAGTGGTGGCGCGCATGGCCTCCCAGTCTTCGAGCCGGGCGTCATGTTCCTGGAAATCGGTCATTGCGAAGCTCATCTCAAAATGTGGCAAAAGGCAGGGCGCGACTTTATCACGACCCAATCTTGAGCCAGATCAAGATACACCGCGACTACTCGGTCATTCTGTAGAGCCTGCCGATCCGGCCTCTTCCTGGAGCATGACCCCATGAGCAGTACTTTCTTCATTCCCGCCGTGAACATCATGGGGCTGGGTTGCCTCGATGAAGCCATGACCGCCATCCGCAACTACGGCTTTCGCAAAGCGCTGATCGTCACCGACGCGGGGCTGGCCAAGGCCGGTGTCGCGAGCATGGTGGCCGGAAAACTGGCGTTGCAGGACATCGATTCGGTGATTTTCGACGGTGCCAAGCCTAACCCGAGCATTGCCAATGTCGAGCTTGGACTGGGGTTGCTGAAGGAGAGCCAGTGCGATTTCGTCGTGTCGCTGGGCGGTGGTTCGCCCCACGATTGCGCCAAGGGCATCGCGTTGTGTGCCACCAACGGCGGCCAGATCCGCGACTATGAAGGCGTCGACCGCTCGAGCAAGCCGCAATTGCCGTTGATCGCCATCAACACCACGG
This genomic window contains:
- a CDS encoding TPM domain-containing protein, giving the protein MLLLWVFAVTAQAELKFPALTGRVVDTAQMLEPSVRGQLDAQLKAHEQATGEQVVVVTLADLQGTSIEDFGYQLGRHWGIGQKDKNNGALLIVARDDRKLRIEVGYGLEDRLTDAQSSVIINQVITPAFKTGNFNKGISDGVAAMLVVLGGSPLDEPAPVYSADGQQEESDFVGRHPWLFVLLVMLFIITVMVCQVLGILPSGGGGSSSSGRGGFGGGGGSSGGGFSGGGGSFGGGGSSGGW
- a CDS encoding DJ-1/PfpI family protein, with product MAAKKILMLVGDYVEDYEVMVPFQALQMIGHTVHAVCPDKAAGQTVRTAIHDFEGDQTYSEKPGHLFALNHDFAGVEAADYDALLVPGGRAPEYLRLNEKVLQLVRDFDLAGKPIAAVCHGAQLLAAAGILEGRECSAYPACAPEVRLAGGTYIDIPVTEGHVQGNLATAPAWPAHPNWLAGFLTLLGTAITL
- a CDS encoding YegP family protein; translated protein: MSGWYEISKSSNGQFRFVLKAANAETILTSELYTTRSGADGGIASVQKNSPLAERYELKSTKDGHPYFNLKAANHEVIGSSEAYASDAARDKGIASVKANGPTTVIKDKTLAAL
- a CDS encoding SAM-dependent methyltransferase; amino-acid sequence: MSATATPARPAPDHHAQFIELLKTSLEQNEFIKLVLAKYVGDEADLQRLIIKQLTVKDQACLSFVYRYKTRDITKNFPLAEGVETVAALLPASFKNAHLLAVTDEAQLEYSKKGKSSLFKSKPQQLREVPSAEHNREKNRFLDLNRPFLADLGVTNHKHELIPAMSRKWKQINKFIEVFSHALTSSPLALDKPVRVSDFGSGKGYLTFAIHDYLRNTLQAEGVVTGVELREDMVKLCNEAAARLEHPGLSFQHGDVRSVAPSAVDVMIALHACDIATDYAIHMGIRSGASIIMCSPCCHKQIRLQIQSPALLKPMLQYGLHLGQQAEMVTDSLRALFLEACGYETKVFEFISLDHTNKNKMILAVKRAEPADPTELLAKIQALKAFYHVTEHCLETLLRADGYLA
- a CDS encoding DUF4917 family protein, which produces MTDFQEHDARLEDWEAMRATTSFSGLLVGNGASRAIWDDFGYDSLFENARTVEEKPLSPSELSVFDAMQTRSFEQVLGALKTTSRVNKALAVSSAAPRNRYYAIKEALINTVHAVHIPWRLVQPSTLATLNQEMSRYRTVFTTNYDLLNYWAIQHAPEPLTDLFFGVDHSFDLSQVATDKPRLLYLHGGLHLVRNQDGTARKLTSTEGTLLGSFAINNTIKTLDDVPLFVNEGPSSDKLKTIRSSDYLSFCYDQLLHHGDNLCLFGHALGEQDQHIVQALRQAAPKTLAISIYPRSQAFIQHQKRHYAKVFQGLDVELRFFDAKSHPLGNPKLSVPVEV